A DNA window from Seriola aureovittata isolate HTS-2021-v1 ecotype China chromosome 8, ASM2101889v1, whole genome shotgun sequence contains the following coding sequences:
- the LOC130173293 gene encoding protocadherin beta-16-like, with the protein MSDRTMRRQVLLFFSVLCLSSAFGQVSYSIPEEMAKGSLVGNIAHDLGLEVKRLLARRARIHTGDSAEYIQLNKEKGLLIIKERIDREALCGQTTPCALHFQIALESPIEIFPITVEITDINDNAPTFQKEEKNIEISESAVIGSKFMLENAIDPDIGLNGLQSYTLKPNDNFIIKLHSQSDGFKKVEMILQKPLDREKQEFTSLLLTAVDGGEPQRSGTMQIHITVLDVNDNAPVFTQTVYKASVKENSLKGTIITKVSASDADKGSNGEVSYKISTSMIGTSKLFEITEDGHLILEGPIDFEKARNYEIYIEAVDRGGLSDSSKVIIDVGDINDNSPVINMISSSNSVGEDSPSNTVVAVMSVNDPDSEENGKVRCVINKNIPFTIRSTSSNFYSLVTDSELDRERASDYNITVTCSDEGVPSLSSSVTLTLQISDVNDNAPVFERSSYEAYIVENNTPGLSIFTVKARDADWNQNARVSYILEDSSVNGVPVSSYVSVSADSGVIHAVRSFDYEQIKDFHFRVKAKDGGSPPLSSNVTVKILIQDQNDNPPQVLYPVQTGGSLVAEMVPRSADVGYLVTKVVAVDVDSGQNAWLSYKLQKATDRALFEVGLQNGEIRTIRQVTDKDAVKQRLTVIVEDNGQPSRSATVIVNVAVADSFPEVLSEFTDFTHDKEYNDNLTFYLVLALAVVSFLFITCLVVIISVKIYRWRQSRILYHSNLPVIPYYPPRYSDTLGTGTLQHVYNYEVCRTTDSRKSDCKFGRAGSQNVLIMDPSSTGTMQRIQNEKSILDEPDSPLEVRKMLHHTCFAALLVIIPLLQHFD; encoded by the coding sequence ATGTCTGACAGAACAATGAGACGGCAagtactgttgtttttttcggTCCTCTGTCTCAGTTCAGCGTTTGGCCAGGTCAGCTACTCTATTCCCGAGGAAATGGCCAAAGGCTCCTTGGTCGGTAACATAGCTCATGATTTAGGTCTGGAAGTTAAACGGCTTCTAGCGCGTAGAGCTCGTATTCACACGGGAGACAGCGCCGAATACATACAGCTTAACAAGGAAAAAGGACTCCTCATTATCAAAGAGAGGATAGACCGCGAGGCTCTCTGTGGCCAGACAACGCCTTGCGCTTTGCATTTCCAGATTGCTTTAGAAAGCCCGATTGAAATATTCCCGATTACTGTTGAAATCACAGATATCAATGACAACGCTCCTACATTccaaaaggaagagaaaaacattgaaatCAGCGAGTCTGCGGTCATCGGCTCTAAATTCATGCTAGAGAATGCAATAGATCCTGATATCGGGCTGAATGGTCTTCAGAGCTATACACTGAAGCCCAATGataattttataattaaattacataGTCAATCTGATGGTTTTAAAAAGGTAGAGATGATTTTACAAAAACCTCTGGATAGAGAGAAACAGGAGTTTACATCATTACTGTTGACGGCTGTAGATGGAGGAGAGCCGCAAAGGTCTGGCACTATGCAGATCCATATTACTGTGCTAGACGTGAATGACAACGCTCCTGTTTTTACGCAAACTGTATACAAAGCAAGTGTGAAAGAAAATTCCCTCAAAGGAACAATCATTACCAAAGTGAGTGCCTCCGATGCAGACAAAGGCTCGAATGGAGAGGTTAGCTACAAGATCAGCACTAGCATGATTGGCACTTCAAAGTTGTTCGAAATAACTGAAGATGGGCATCTTATATTAGAGGGGCCCATTGATTTTGAAAAAGCCAGGAATTATGAAATTTATATAGAAGCAGTTGATCGAGGAGGTCTGTCTGATTCAAGCAAAGTAATCATTGATGTAGGTGACATTAATGACAATAGCCCCGTTATAAATATGATTTCATCATCCAATTCAGTTGGAGAAGATTCCCCTTCCAACACAGTGGTAGCTGTGATGAGTGTAAATGATCCCGATTCTGAAGAAAATGGGAAGGTGAGGTGTGTGattaacaaaaatataccatTTACAATTAGATCCACATCCAGTAATTTCTATAGCCTTGTGACAGACAGTGaattagacagagagagagcctcTGACTATAATATAACAGTGACCTGCTCTGATGAGGGagtcccctccctctccagcagcGTCACTCTCACCTTACAGATctctgatgtgaatgacaacgCGCCTGTCTTTGAGAGGAGCTCATATGAGGCCTACAttgtagaaaacaacacaccaggCCTCTCTATATTCACAGTGAAAGCCAGAGACGCTGACTGGAACCAGAATGCCCGTGTTTCTTACATACTGGAGGACTCCTCTGTTAACGGAGTGCCAGTCTCCTCATATGTTTCCGTTAGTGCTGATAGTGGAGTCATCCATGCAGTGCGCTCTTTTGACTACGAGCAGATCAAAGATTTCCACTTCCGCGTCAAAGCGAAAGATGGaggctctcctccactcagtagcaatgtgactgtgaaaatactgatccaggaccagaacGACAACCCTCCTCAGGTTCTGTACCCAGTCCAGACTGGTGGCTCTCTGGTGGCTGAAATGGTGCCTCGTTCAGCAGATGTGGGCTATCTGGTGACTAAAGTGGTGGCTGTTGATGTGGACTCTGGACAGAATGCCTGGCTCTCCTATAAACTGCagaaagccacagacagggcgCTGTTTGAAGTGGGCTTACAGAATGGAGAAATAAGAACTATCCGCCAAGTCACTGATAaagatgcagtgaaacaaagactgactgttATAGTGGAGGACAACGGGCAGCCCTCTCGTTCAGCTACAGTCATTGTTAACGTGGCGGTGGCGGACAGCTTCCCTGAAGTGCTGTCGgagttcactgactttacacaCGACAAGGAGTACAATGACAACCTGACTTTTTACTTAGTGTTGGCtctggctgtagtttccttcctcttcatcacgtgTTTAGTGGTTATTATATCCGTGAAAATCtacagatggagacagtctcGCATCCTGTATCACTCCAATCTCCCTGTGATTCCATATTATCCACCACGTTACTCAGACACTTTGGGGACAGGGACTCTCCAACACGTGTACAACTACGAGGTGTGCAGGACGACTGACTCCAGAAAGAGTGACTGTAAGTTCGGCAGAGCTGGTAGTCAGAACGTGCTGATAATGGACCCCAGTTCTACAGGGACGATGCAGCGgatacagaatgaaaagagcATCCTGGATGAACCAGACTCTCCTCTAGAGGTTAGAAAGATGTTACATCACACATGCTTTGCCGCATTACTTGTCATTATCCCACTGTTACAGcattttgattaa